One genomic region from Arthrobacter sp. YN encodes:
- the ribB gene encoding 3,4-dihydroxy-2-butanone-4-phosphate synthase, with protein MSAPAKTSPAGTPRTGLDPVEAAIEAMAAGRAVIVVDNEDRENEGDIIFAAQHATPSLMGWTIRYSSGVICVPLDGERADALVLPPMVEINQDAKGTAYTVSCDAAIGVSTGISATDRALTARVLADPSSTPASITRPGHIFPLRAVNGGVRERPGHTEAAVDLCRLAGLAPVGVIAELVHDDGEMMRLDSLRDFAADHGCPLISIEDLVSYVEAVESQTARVSQEDEEKR; from the coding sequence ATGAGCGCCCCTGCCAAGACATCACCGGCCGGAACGCCCCGTACCGGACTGGATCCCGTGGAAGCGGCCATTGAGGCAATGGCCGCGGGCCGGGCAGTGATCGTGGTGGACAACGAGGACCGTGAGAACGAAGGCGACATTATTTTCGCCGCCCAGCACGCCACGCCCAGCCTCATGGGATGGACCATTCGGTATTCATCCGGCGTCATCTGCGTCCCTTTGGACGGCGAACGTGCTGACGCACTGGTGCTGCCTCCCATGGTGGAGATCAACCAGGACGCCAAGGGGACCGCATACACGGTTTCCTGCGACGCAGCGATCGGCGTCAGTACAGGTATATCGGCTACGGACCGGGCTCTGACGGCCCGCGTTCTGGCAGATCCGAGCAGCACCCCGGCCTCAATCACCCGTCCCGGGCATATTTTCCCGTTGCGTGCGGTTAACGGGGGAGTGCGTGAACGTCCGGGTCACACGGAAGCTGCCGTAGACCTGTGTCGTCTTGCCGGGTTGGCCCCGGTGGGTGTGATCGCAGAGTTGGTACATGATGATGGTGAAATGATGCGCTTGGACAGCCTGCGCGACTTCGCCGCCGACCATGGATGCCCCCTCATCTCCATAGAGGACCTGGTGTCGTATGTTGAGGCGGTAGAGTCCCAGACGGCACGTGTTTCACAGGAGGACGAGGAGAAGCGATGA